The following nucleotide sequence is from Flavobacterium sp. N1736.
TTGCCTCTATTTTCAGCACATCGTTTTCTTCATAAAAAACACCATTTTTATAATTGGAATTTTTTACTTTAAAAAATATCGCATTAATCTGCTCGAAGTTTTCATCTTTTTTGAGTTCGGCAACATTCAGTTTAGAACGTAAACCTATTACTTTTCCCTCTTTAATATGAATTCCCCACGAATATATTGGCAGAGCAAAATCAAGATGTAGCGGATATTTTTTTAAACTTTCAAGATATCTTTCGGCAATCTTGTGGCTATATATCGAATTTAAGGAATCTGGTGCAATTAAACCCATATTATAAAACATTAAAACACCGGAATCCACATTTGGAATTTTGGTTTTCTTAAAATATTTTACCTGATGCAATCGTATTGTTGCAGAGAGTTTTTTATGCGAAAGTTTTTTAAATCGTTCAATAAACTTCAAATAATTGTCTTTGCTGGCAAGTGTCCAGTCGCAATCAATTTGAATTTCCTGAGATATAATTTTGTTTTTCGTGTTTATTTCTTCAACCAGTCGAAACGTTTTTTGAGCCAGATCTTCAATATCAAGATTGGTTTCGAGCATGACTTTGTTTTTGATAAAAACAACCGGGACAACATTAAAATTATCCATGTTTTCCTGAAAATGTATGGGACTTATCGGAATTGGTTCTTTAGATTCGGGATGAAAACCAATATCAAAATAACGTATATAAAGTTTTGTAACGTTATTTTCTTTCAAAATCTCTTTCTCCGTTTGAGATAATTTGAAAACAGTTTTCCAATAATAAAAAGATACAATTGGTTCTTTGGTTTTATTACAGGAAAGAAACAGTAAAAATATAAAACCAATTAAAATATTATTTTTCAAACCAATTAAATTAAATCCGAACTCAAAAGTAAGAAATTATAATCCGTTTCTTAATCTATCTTTAAAAAAAACGGCAAAAAACAAAAGCTGTAAATCCTAATAAATAGATAAAAAATTTCGATTAAAGCAAATATAATCGTTATTTTGTGCAATCAAATTTAAAACGGTTATGTTGAAAAACAACTTCAAATATATTTCACTTCTACTTGTATTGTTCATGATGAGCTGCGCCAAAAGAGGCAGCATTACCGGCGGGTTAAAAGATACTTTAGCGCCTGTATTGACTTCGAGTTCGCCAAAAAACTATAACACTAATTTTAAAGGAGATCGAATCGTATTAAATTTTGATGAATACGTAAAGCTTAAAAACCTCAACAAACAGCTTATTATTTCACCTCCAATGAAACATGAGCCTATTATCACACCAACAAATGTGAGTAAGGTTCTGACTATTCGAATTCTGGATACTTTACAGCCAAATACGACGTACAGTTTTAATTTCGGACAAAGTATTACGGATAATAATGAGGCAAATCCGATGAATCAGTTTAAATATATTTTCTCAACCGGACCATATATTGACTCGCTTTCAATTGGCGGAATTATAAAAGATTCTTATGAAAAAAATGTCGATAATTTTGTTTCTGTTATGTTGTATGAAGCAAATGACAAATACAAAGATTCTGTTGTTTACAAAGAATATCCAAGATATATCACGAACACGTTAGATAGTTTGAGAACATTTAAACTTGAAAATCTAAAAGCAGGAAAATATCTTTTGGTAGCCCTGAAAGATAAAGGTGCCAATAATAAATTTAATCCTAAAGACGATAAAATTGGATTTATCAAGCACTTTATTACCGTACCAAACGACACTCTTTTTGAGTTGGAATTGTTTAAAGAAACATTGCCTTTAAAAACGCTAAAACCAATACAAGCTTCAGGAAACAGATTGCTTCTTCCGTATGAAGGAAAACAGAATTTTAAACTTTCAAAACCTACAATTGTTCTTAAACACAATAACGAAATTGTAGAAACTGTTGTAACGCAATTTCCTAAAAAAGATTCTTTGCAAGTTTGGTATAAACCTTTAAAAGCAGATTCATTATCAATTGAAGTTACGAAAGATAAGTATGATAAAAAATTTACTTTTAGAGTTAAGGATCAAAAGAAAGACACTTTAAACATTACGGCTGCGCAAAACGGCGTACTTAATTTTAGAGACAGATTTACGTTAGAATCTGCAACGCCTTTGGTAAAATTCGATAAGTCGAAAATGAAATTAATCAACAAGGATTCTCTTGCCGTAGATTTCACGACAGAATACAATGAATTGGAACAAAAACTATATTTTGACTTTAAGAAAGAGCCTTTAGAAAAATATCATTTTACTTTTCTACCGGGCGCTCTGACTGATTTTTTCGATAAAACAAACGATACTTTAGCCTATAAATTAACGACGAGGGAATATGCTGATTATGGGAATTTAATTTTGAATTTAAAGAATGTAAAACGATTCCCGATTATTGTTGAAATAACGAATAAAAAAGGAGATATTGTACTTGCCAGCGACTATTCTGAAGGCAATACAAAAATTCAGTTTGATTTATTACAGCCCGATTCATTTACTTTGCGGGTAATCTATGATGACAATAAAAACAAGATCTACGATTCAGGAAATTTCCTGTCGAAAACGTATGCCGAGGAAGTTTTTTATTATCAAAAAGAAATTGACGTTCGAACGAATTGGGATGTTGACGAAACTATTGATTTAAGCATTCCGTATAATCCCGAAATCGAGAAAAAAGAAACGGACAAGAAAAGAAAAGAAGATCAGAAAAAGAAAAAAGCTTTCTAGATTTTAATTTCGAAATTGTCTTTATCGCTTAAAAAATCAAGTTTTTTTCGGGTTTCCAACATTACATTTTTATCTAATTCGACCACAAAAACATCTTCTGTTTCTTGTGGTTCAACGATATAATGTCCTAAAAAATCAACCGCTTGCGAATGCCCGATATATTCATAATCATTCGCATCAAAACCTATTCTGTTTACACCAACAACATAACTCAGGTTTTCGACAGCGCGTGCTTTTAGTAAAATATCCCACGCATTTGTGCGCACTTTTGGCCAGCTGGCAATATATAGGAGCAAATCATAATGTCCTACATTTCTGGCAAAAACCGGAAATCTTAAATCGTAGCAAACCTGCAGGCAAATTTTCCAGCCTAAATAATCTACTATCACTTTTTCTGTTCCGGCAGTATAGGTTTTGTCTTCGCCCGCAAGCGTAAACAAATGTCTTTTGTTATAATATTGAATTTCTCCGGAAGGAAAAACAAACAGCATTCGGTTATAAAACGCATTGTTTTCGGCAATAATCAAACTTCCTGTAATGGCACAATTTTTCTCTTTTGCCATTTTTTGCATCCACAAAACTGTTTCCTCTTTCATGGTTTCGGCTACAGCCAAAGCATTCATAGTGAATCCTGTAGAAAACATTTCGGGCAGCACGATCAAATTAACTTCAGAATCGATTTGATTTATTTTCGATTCAAAAGCAATTCTGTTTTTAGAAGCTTCTTCCCAATATAGATCTGATTGTATAAGTGCGATTTTCATACTTCAAAAATACGAATTTTAATATGAAAATTATTTTTTGCAAAAAAAGCATATTCTGCAAAATTTTCTCAAAACGCCTTTAATAATCATACTTCTTTTAGAAATTAAAAACGAGTCGATAAATTATATTGCAAAAAATATGCATTTTGTGCAAAAAATATGCAACTGTGAAAAATAAATATATATATTTGATCGCCAATAAAAACCAAAAAAACAACTAACCAAGAAAAATTATGAAAGCAAAGCTAATTTCATTAGTGTTTATCGGAGGAATCATCTTCTCTATAAACGCCAAAGAGATTGCAATAAAAAAGCATCTTTTTGAACAAACAAGCAATCAGGTTGAAATTTCAGGTCAAATCCTCGGTCAGGATGACGGAATGCCAATTGCCGGAGCTACAATTTATGCCGAAAGCAATACTAAAAATGCCACCATATCTGATGAGAACGGAAAATTTAAATTAAACGTTCCTGAAAACGAAGCTCATATTATTATTTCCTACATGGGTTACGAAACTTTATCATTTGCCTTAATTAAAACTACAAGTTTAACCATCAGATTAAAACCTGCAGAAAATGTTTTAGAACAGGTTTTGGTAACGGCACTTGGGGTTAAAAAAAGCAGTAAAGCAATTGCATACGCCGTAACAGAACTTAAAGGAACAGAATTTACAAAAGCAAAAGAAACCAATATCGCCAATGCATTAGTTGGAAAAATTGCCGGTGTAAATGTAAGCAGCACCGCAACGGGACCAAACGGTTCAAGCAGGGTTGTTATTCGTGGAAATGGTTCGTTAAACGGAAATAACCAGCCTATGTATGTGGTAAATGATTTGCCCATTGATAATACGCAATTGAATTTACCGGGAATTGGAAACGGCGCGGGAGCAACAAGAATAAATGTCGATCGGGGCGATGGAACTTCAGTCATAAATCCTGACGATATTAAAACTATTACGGTTTTGAAAGGCGGAACTGCTGCCGCTCTTTATGGCGCAAATGCTGCAAATGGAGTAATTTTGATTCAGACGAAAAGAGGTTCAGCGCAACCAGGAATAGGCGTTGAATACAATACTTCGTTTACTTTTGAAACGCCGTCGATTATTCCGGATTGGCAATATGAATACGGTTCCGGAGCGGGAGGAAAAAAGCCAACAACACAAGCCGAAGCTATTGCTGACGGACGCTGGTCGTGGGGTGCAAAAATGGACGGAACTGATGTTATTCAGTTTGACGGAGTTGCAAGACCTTATGTAGCGCAAAAAGATAATATCAAGAATTTCTACAAAACGGGAACTACTTTTATCAATTCGATCGCTTTATCAGGCGGAAATGAAAAAGCAACCGGACGTCTTTCGTTTTCGAATATGGATAATGAAAGCATTTTGCCAAACTCCGGTTTTAACCGCAAAACTTTAAATATTGCCGGAAATGTGAATTTAACGGACTGGCTAAAATTTGATGTCGTTACCCAATATAATTTAGAAAAATCAGAAAACAGACCTACCGTTTCTGATGCGGAAGCAAATGCCAACTGGGGAACTTACATGATTGCAAACACTGTCGACATTAGAAACCTTGCCCCGGGTTATGATGCAAATGGTGTTGAGGAAGCATGGAACCCGGTTGCCGTTGCTACAAACCCGTATTTTGTGGTGAATAAAATTAAAAACCACGATACTAAAAATCGGTTTATCGGAATGGTTAATGTAAAATTGAATTTTACCCGCGACTTATTCCTTCAGGGAAGAATTGGTCAGGATTATACGGATTATGATTTCTTCGGATACATTCCAAAAACAACTTTAAATAATCCGGTTGGATATGCGCAGGCTTCAAAAATGAAATTATCAAACCTAAATTCTGAAGCGATTCTTAATTATACCAAGAAAAATATTTACAAAGAATTCTCTTTAAATGCTTTGGTTGGCGTTAATTCAAGAACGACGCTTAGAGACGAAACTAAAGTCGAAGGATCAAATTTTGTATTGGATAATTTTTATGCTTTAACCAACTTATCGACGTTGACATATAGTTATCCGTACGGAAAAACAAAAACAAACTCTGTTTACGGAGCTGTAGATTTAGATTATAAAAATATTGTTTTCTTAAACTTTACAGGTCGTCAGGATTGGTTTTCGACTTTATCCGCAGAAAATAATACTGTGTTTTATCCGTCTATCGGGACAAGTTTGATTGTTTCGGATATGATAACAATGCCTCAATTTATTTCATTTGCAAAACTTAGAACTTCCTGGGCTCAGGTTGGTGGCGCAACTCCGGATCCGTACGCATTAAATCAATCTTATTCTATGATTCAGGGCGGACATAATGGTCAGCAATTGCAAGGTCCAACAAGTACAAGAGTTCCAAATTCGACTTTAAGCCCGTTAACATCAACAACATTTGAGATTGGAACTGATTTAGGATTTTTCAATAATCGTTTAAATGTTGATTTTGCATGGTACAATCGTGCCACTACAAATGATATTGTTGAAACGACAATTTCTACCGCTTCAGGAGCAAACACTGCTTTACTGAATCTTGGAAAAATGAGAAATAAAGGTGTCGAACTTTTACTTACCGGAAAAATCATCAACAATAAAAACTTTTCATGGGATGCTACTTTCAACGGATCCTACAATAAAAATACCGTTGAAGCACTTACAGATCAGCTAAACTCGATTACAATGGCAACTTCTGTAAACGGATATGTAACCATTACCAGCGATGTTGGGCGCCCATACAGTATTATAAAAGGATACAAACCGCGTGTTGACGCAAACGGAAACACTGTTTATAATGTAAGTGGCGGTTCTGCAACCGTAGCGCAAGGTCCGCTTGAAGAATTAGGACAGGGGGTTCATCCTTGGGGAGCCGGAATTAGCAATGAATTCAAATACAAAAATATCTCATTCAGCTTTTTAATCGACGGGAAATTCGGCGGAAGCTTATACTCCGGAACTGATTTATACGGAACTCGTATGGGTTTAACCAAACTTACGCTTGATGGTCGTGAAACAGGATTACCAATTTCTGGTGTTGACACAAACGGAAATCCGGTAAATATGGTTATTGCTCCGGAAAACCTTAGAACGTATTATGATGGTTTAAGAAACATTTCATCAACTTTTGTTTACGATGCAAGTTTTATAAAACTAAGACAAATCATTTTGGGGTATCAATTGCCAATAGAAAAACTAAAATCATTGTCTAAACTTCAGGGTGTTTCGGTTTCATTCGTAGCCAGAAACTTATTCATTCTTTACAAGAAAACACCAAACGTAGATCCTGAATCTGTATTTAGCGCAGGAAATGCTCAGGGAGTAGAACAATTTGGATTACCTAAAACAAGAAGTTTCGGTTTAAGTTTAAACGTTAAATTCTAAAATTAAAAGACATGAAAAAGATAACCATTCTATATATAACAGGCGTACTTTTAGCAAGTATGACAAGCTGTACCAAAGACTTTGAAGAAATAAATACAAACCCGAATGTTGTTGAAAATCCAAACGCAAATTTCATTTTCAGTAAATCAATTTTAGACGGTTTAAACAATAATTATTTTTTTACCAATATTCTGGAATGCGGCGGAATGCTGCAGCATTATGCCACTTACAAAGAAGCATCGGGAGTTGGAGATAAATATTTAAGCAACGAAGTTTATTTTTCGGCTTACTTTAATCAGGCTTATCCAACGGCATTAAGTGAAACCGAAATTGTAATCGATGCGGTAAAAGACAACGCAAACGACAGCAACAAATTAAATATTACCAGAATCTGGAAAGTGTATTTGTATCACAGAATTACAGATTTATACGGAGATATTCCGTACTCTGAAGCTGCAAAAGCAAACAGCACACAAATTTTTCTTCCAAAATATGATACTCAGGAATTCATCTACAAAGATTTATTGAAAGAACTGGATGAAGCTGCTTTGGCATTAGACGCAACGAAACCAAGTTTTGGCGGTGCCGATTTTATCTATAATGGCGATGTCGCAAAATGGAAAAAATTCTCATATTCGTTAATGCTTCGTTTAGGAATGAGGCTGTCTAAAGTTGATCCGACATTGGCACAAACCTGGGTTAACAAAGCAATTGCCGGAGGCGTAATTCTGAATACGGCAGATAATGCAATTATGAAATATACGGATGGACCGAATGACTTTAACAGAAATCCTTCAGGCTTTGATTCGAGAAAACAAGATTTTTCCGCAGGATCTTATGGCCAGAGAAATGTGGAAGGCGGAAAATTATCCAAAACATTTATTGATCTCTTACAAGCAACAGCCGATCCAAGAATTAGCGTTTACGCCGGAGTTTGGGAAGGAACAGTTCAAAACACAAGTCTTGCGGCACAAAAAGGTTTTCCTAACGGAATAAAAATAGCGCCAACACCAATAGAACAAGCCACTTATTCTGAACCAAATCAAAGTACCGTTTTTAAATACGATGCGCCGCTTATGATTTTAAGCAATGCCGAAACCAATTTATTATTGGCAGAAGCCGCTGCAAGAGGCTGGTACGCTGGCGAAACTGATCAGGCTCTATATGAAAAAGGAGTAAAAGCTTCTTTTTTAAACATGGGAATTTACGGAACAGCGTATACCATTGCAGATGCAACGCCATATTTAACCCTGAATCCATTTAATGCAGCCGGATCTTTTGAAGATAAAATGAATCAGATTCATACTCAAATGTGGATTGCCCTTTTTGTAGACGAGCAGGAAGTTTATGCTAATTGGAGAAGAACAGGATATCCGGTTTTAGTTCCTGTAAACTTTCCGGGCAATGTTACAAACGGCACAATTCCAAGACGTTTCAAATATCCAACCAGCGAATATTCAGTCAATTCCGCTAACTTAGCAGAAGCAGTTAAACGTCAGGGCGAAGATAATTTCACAACAAGAATCTGGTGGGATAAATAATAATAAACAATTGGTGTAATTAATTTAAACACATAGAAACATAGCTTAAAAATGTTAAAAAAAAACGTTTCACTTGCATTAACAAACATAGTTACTATGTGTTAAAAGCCAGCTTTTTTTTAACTCCTAATTGAAGTAAAAAAATCTATGTTTCTATGGTGTTTAAAATTTTAGCTATAAGTTAATAATACAAAAATAAATGAGCATATTAATTCTTACGGCATGCATTGCATTTTTAATCATTCAAATCGCCTGGTTTAAACTCAATCCGTTTATTGCCTTTATCATAACAGCTTTACTGGCAGGTCTTTTTTTAGGTCTGCCAATAAACACCTTATCGCAAACGGTGCAAAAAGGTTTAGGCGAAATGTTAGGTTCAATTACGCTGATTATCGTTTTTGGAACCTGCATTGGTAAACTTACGGTTTCATCCGGCGCAGCCAATATTATTGCCAAAACAGTTATGGGATGGACGGGCGAAAAATATGTCCGCTTAGGCTTAATGATTACCGGATTTATTGTTGGGATACCGCTATTTTATAGTGTTGGATTTGTTTTGTTAGTACCTTTAATCTTTTCAGTAGCCCATCAATTTAAACTTTCAAAAGTATATTTGGGAATCCCTATGCTTGCGTCACTTTCAGTTGCGCACGGTTTTTTGCCTCCACATCCGTCTCCAATGGCGTTAAGCAGTATTTTAAATGCTGATATTGGTCTTGTTTTAGTGTACGGAATCATCATTGCCATACCAACCATTTTTATTGCAGGTTTGTTATTTTCGAATTTGCTCAAAAACATCAAAACCGAATCTGATCATGAAATTTTAAATGTTGAAGAAGTAGCAAACGAAGGAAAATTGCCGAGTTTCTCCGTTAGTTTATTTTCAGCCTTGTTTCCGGTTTTCGGTTTAACCATAACTTCAATATTGCCGTTACTTTCAGACAATGAAACACTAATAAATATTTGCAAAACCGTTGGTGAACCAAGCATGATTATGCTGATTTCACTTCTTATTTGCACGTACACTTTAGGAATCAGAATGAACCGAAGCCTGACTTCTGTAATGGATGATTATGCCATTGCCATAAAAGATGTCGCACTGATTGTTTTAATTGTTGGCGGTGCCGGAAGTTTAAAAGAAGTGATGATCGTAAGCGGCGTAAACGAAACCATCGTGGCAGCTTTAACCCAAATCAACATTCATCCGTATTTACTGGCGTGGATTATGGCGGCAATTATCAGAGTTTGTGTAGGTTCTGCAACTGCGGCAGGATTAATGACTGCCAGCGTTTTATTACCTTTGTTGCAAGCTAATAGTCTTGACCCCAATCTGTTAGTTTTATCTGTTGGAGCAGGAAGTTTGATGTGCTCGCATGTAAACGATCCAAGTTTTTGGATGTTCAAAGAATATTTTAATATCAGCCTGAAAGATACTTTTAAATCATGGACCGTAATGGAATCCCTGGTATCTGTTTTAGGAATTGTTTTCGTTTTTATTTTAAACTCAATTATACATTAAAAATCATGAATTTATTACCACAAGAAAAATTTGAAACACTCGGCTTATCATTACCGCCAGCGCCTCAACCTCTTGGTATATATAAACCTTATTTAGTCGACGGAAAGTATTTGTACCTTTCTGGTCACGGTCCTGTTCGCGACGACAAATCTTTAATTATCGGAAGAATTGGCGACGATATGGATATTGAAGAAGGAAAACTCGCCGCAAGACAAGTTGGTTTAACCATGCTTTCGACAATTGTAACCAATTTTGGAAGTCTGAACAAAGTAAAACGTGTTATAAAAGTATTGGGAATGGTAAATTGCAATGGCGATTTCCTCAGACATCCGTACGTAATAAACGGCTGCAGTGAATTATTCGCTGAAGTTTGGGGACAAGAAAACGGAATTGGCGTAAGAAGCGCCGTAGGAATGGGATCTT
It contains:
- a CDS encoding Ig-like domain-containing protein, with protein sequence MLKNNFKYISLLLVLFMMSCAKRGSITGGLKDTLAPVLTSSSPKNYNTNFKGDRIVLNFDEYVKLKNLNKQLIISPPMKHEPIITPTNVSKVLTIRILDTLQPNTTYSFNFGQSITDNNEANPMNQFKYIFSTGPYIDSLSIGGIIKDSYEKNVDNFVSVMLYEANDKYKDSVVYKEYPRYITNTLDSLRTFKLENLKAGKYLLVALKDKGANNKFNPKDDKIGFIKHFITVPNDTLFELELFKETLPLKTLKPIQASGNRLLLPYEGKQNFKLSKPTIVLKHNNEIVETVVTQFPKKDSLQVWYKPLKADSLSIEVTKDKYDKKFTFRVKDQKKDTLNITAAQNGVLNFRDRFTLESATPLVKFDKSKMKLINKDSLAVDFTTEYNELEQKLYFDFKKEPLEKYHFTFLPGALTDFFDKTNDTLAYKLTTREYADYGNLILNLKNVKRFPIIVEITNKKGDIVLASDYSEGNTKIQFDLLQPDSFTLRVIYDDNKNKIYDSGNFLSKTYAEEVFYYQKEIDVRTNWDVDETIDLSIPYNPEIEKKETDKKRKEDQKKKKAF
- a CDS encoding nitrilase family protein, which encodes MKIALIQSDLYWEEASKNRIAFESKINQIDSEVNLIVLPEMFSTGFTMNALAVAETMKEETVLWMQKMAKEKNCAITGSLIIAENNAFYNRMLFVFPSGEIQYYNKRHLFTLAGEDKTYTAGTEKVIVDYLGWKICLQVCYDLRFPVFARNVGHYDLLLYIASWPKVRTNAWDILLKARAVENLSYVVGVNRIGFDANDYEYIGHSQAVDFLGHYIVEPQETEDVFVVELDKNVMLETRKKLDFLSDKDNFEIKI
- a CDS encoding SusC/RagA family TonB-linked outer membrane protein, with the protein product MKAKLISLVFIGGIIFSINAKEIAIKKHLFEQTSNQVEISGQILGQDDGMPIAGATIYAESNTKNATISDENGKFKLNVPENEAHIIISYMGYETLSFALIKTTSLTIRLKPAENVLEQVLVTALGVKKSSKAIAYAVTELKGTEFTKAKETNIANALVGKIAGVNVSSTATGPNGSSRVVIRGNGSLNGNNQPMYVVNDLPIDNTQLNLPGIGNGAGATRINVDRGDGTSVINPDDIKTITVLKGGTAAALYGANAANGVILIQTKRGSAQPGIGVEYNTSFTFETPSIIPDWQYEYGSGAGGKKPTTQAEAIADGRWSWGAKMDGTDVIQFDGVARPYVAQKDNIKNFYKTGTTFINSIALSGGNEKATGRLSFSNMDNESILPNSGFNRKTLNIAGNVNLTDWLKFDVVTQYNLEKSENRPTVSDAEANANWGTYMIANTVDIRNLAPGYDANGVEEAWNPVAVATNPYFVVNKIKNHDTKNRFIGMVNVKLNFTRDLFLQGRIGQDYTDYDFFGYIPKTTLNNPVGYAQASKMKLSNLNSEAILNYTKKNIYKEFSLNALVGVNSRTTLRDETKVEGSNFVLDNFYALTNLSTLTYSYPYGKTKTNSVYGAVDLDYKNIVFLNFTGRQDWFSTLSAENNTVFYPSIGTSLIVSDMITMPQFISFAKLRTSWAQVGGATPDPYALNQSYSMIQGGHNGQQLQGPTSTRVPNSTLSPLTSTTFEIGTDLGFFNNRLNVDFAWYNRATTNDIVETTISTASGANTALLNLGKMRNKGVELLLTGKIINNKNFSWDATFNGSYNKNTVEALTDQLNSITMATSVNGYVTITSDVGRPYSIIKGYKPRVDANGNTVYNVSGGSATVAQGPLEELGQGVHPWGAGISNEFKYKNISFSFLIDGKFGGSLYSGTDLYGTRMGLTKLTLDGRETGLPISGVDTNGNPVNMVIAPENLRTYYDGLRNISSTFVYDASFIKLRQIILGYQLPIEKLKSLSKLQGVSVSFVARNLFILYKKTPNVDPESVFSAGNAQGVEQFGLPKTRSFGLSLNVKF
- a CDS encoding SusD/RagB family nutrient-binding outer membrane lipoprotein, translating into MKKITILYITGVLLASMTSCTKDFEEINTNPNVVENPNANFIFSKSILDGLNNNYFFTNILECGGMLQHYATYKEASGVGDKYLSNEVYFSAYFNQAYPTALSETEIVIDAVKDNANDSNKLNITRIWKVYLYHRITDLYGDIPYSEAAKANSTQIFLPKYDTQEFIYKDLLKELDEAALALDATKPSFGGADFIYNGDVAKWKKFSYSLMLRLGMRLSKVDPTLAQTWVNKAIAGGVILNTADNAIMKYTDGPNDFNRNPSGFDSRKQDFSAGSYGQRNVEGGKLSKTFIDLLQATADPRISVYAGVWEGTVQNTSLAAQKGFPNGIKIAPTPIEQATYSEPNQSTVFKYDAPLMILSNAETNLLLAEAAARGWYAGETDQALYEKGVKASFLNMGIYGTAYTIADATPYLTLNPFNAAGSFEDKMNQIHTQMWIALFVDEQEVYANWRRTGYPVLVPVNFPGNVTNGTIPRRFKYPTSEYSVNSANLAEAVKRQGEDNFTTRIWWDK
- a CDS encoding GntP family permease — translated: MSILILTACIAFLIIQIAWFKLNPFIAFIITALLAGLFLGLPINTLSQTVQKGLGEMLGSITLIIVFGTCIGKLTVSSGAANIIAKTVMGWTGEKYVRLGLMITGFIVGIPLFYSVGFVLLVPLIFSVAHQFKLSKVYLGIPMLASLSVAHGFLPPHPSPMALSSILNADIGLVLVYGIIIAIPTIFIAGLLFSNLLKNIKTESDHEILNVEEVANEGKLPSFSVSLFSALFPVFGLTITSILPLLSDNETLINICKTVGEPSMIMLISLLICTYTLGIRMNRSLTSVMDDYAIAIKDVALIVLIVGGAGSLKEVMIVSGVNETIVAALTQINIHPYLLAWIMAAIIRVCVGSATAAGLMTASVLLPLLQANSLDPNLLVLSVGAGSLMCSHVNDPSFWMFKEYFNISLKDTFKSWTVMESLVSVLGIVFVFILNSIIH
- a CDS encoding RidA family protein, giving the protein MNLLPQEKFETLGLSLPPAPQPLGIYKPYLVDGKYLYLSGHGPVRDDKSLIIGRIGDDMDIEEGKLAARQVGLTMLSTIVTNFGSLNKVKRVIKVLGMVNCNGDFLRHPYVINGCSELFAEVWGQENGIGVRSAVGMGSLPDNIPVEVEAVFELY